From the Nitrospirota bacterium genome, the window TTATTAAAAAATTGCTGGACTTGACAACAGAAGGAAGCGCCATAACAATTATCAAAAAAATACCGATATGCGGTATATACGAGTATCTGTCAGCCATTGCCTGTACACCAACTTGCACAAATCCTATTGCAGGAACCAATGTTCCAATGTACCAAAACCATCCGATAAAGACATATGGATGTTTTTTTATAAGCAAAATTGAAACAACGCCAATAACTATCAACAACGACAGCGCAGCAGCAAAAACAACTGGATTTACCGCCTCAGGGAGCGGATACAGGGCGCATAAGTTTATGGGGATAAACATCTTATAGATATACTTAACATAAGAAACTATCGCATTCATAAACGCAGTGGAAACTGGCAAATGGGTTATGGAGCCGCCTTCTTTTTGGACATGCACGGTTATAACGCACGAAATCACAGTGAGCAACATAAAAGGTAATTTCTCCTCTATAAGAAGAATTGTGGATTTCGATAAAGTAGTAAATCTTCTTAAAGGCCAAAAATCCAGAAGCAAAGCTAAAAATGGTAACGTGACCCCCATGGGTTTAGAAGCCAGTGAAAAGGCAAATGCGAAAAATGCAAAAAAGTAGTACAAGGCTCTCTTTGAAGCCGTATAGCGGACATAAAATAACAGAGATAAAAAAAAGAAAAACACACTAAGAACATCCTTTCGTTCGGAAATCCATGCCACAGATTCCACCCGCAGCGGATGAACCGCAAACAGGGCTGCTATGACAAAAGCCCGCGGTGAGGATTTAGTAAGGCGTAAAAACAGAAAAAACACTAAAATTGTATTGGCGCAGTGAACGGCAAGGCTTGTTATGTGATGCCCGCGAGGGT encodes:
- a CDS encoding tetratricopeptide repeat protein; this translates as MISLKIIRQNYFTAFWAAGLVALTITVFYPSLSNDFVKYDDPKYVTGNPNVLRGFTLENVKWALTAHVDSNWFPITLLSHMLDVSMFGINPRGHHITSLAVHCANTILVFFLFLRLTKSSPRAFVIAALFAVHPLRVESVAWISERKDVLSVFFFFLSLLFYVRYTASKRALYYFFAFFAFAFSLASKPMGVTLPFLALLLDFWPLRRFTTLSKSTILLIEEKLPFMLLTVISCVITVHVQKEGGSITHLPVSTAFMNAIVSYVKYIYKMFIPINLCALYPLPEAVNPVVFAAALSLLIVIGVVSILLIKKHPYVFIGWFWYIGTLVPAIGFVQVGVQAMADRYSYIPHIGIFLIIVMALPSVVKSSNFLIKLYPFIAAVAIVCLSVVAVKQSMYWKNSETLFDRAISVTENNQVMFVNLGLYLAETGRVAEGVAALKKAITINPRFLQAHINLGTILLFQLKDFAAAKEEFTKALQISPENAAAFNGLGVSYAYLGDVDKSIELLERAVKLAPDMEMARRNLQSAYLLKEKMSEAK